From Fulvivirga lutea:
TTATAGGCAACACATTATTTTGTATTAGCGCTGCACAAACTTCTGTCAATCTGCCGGAGGTCTCGTCTAAGTCCATGCCCGGACGAATGTTTCCTAAATCAACAATCTTATATTTACCTGTACCCTTTTTTAGTGCATACAATTTCTTACGAATTTCATCCGCAGCCTTGGCAGTTCCCTTGTTGGTAAGGGTTCCTCTTTCTTCATTAACACCAACAATAGCCATGTCAGCCCCTTTAAAGCTGGGCATTTTATCAATGTTGTATTTGATGTTTTTATAGAAGCTGTTTGAGCTTCTTATGTGCGAGAATAAATCCTCATCTAATGGGGAGAAAAATATCTTTAGATCCATCGGTTGAATTTGATCCTAAAATACAATTTTGAGTAATTAACAAAAAACCCTGACGGTTATCGTCAGGGTTTTTTAATCTTTTATCGGTTAACCTCCGAAGTCATCGAATCGGATGTTTTCTGGTGGAATACCCATCTCATCCAACATCTTCAATACCGCAGCGTTCATCAAAGGAGGTCCGCATAGGTAGTATTCTACTTCTTCAGGCTCCGGATGATCTTTTAAATAATTGTCATAAAGAGCTTGGTGAATGAAACCGGTGTAGCCATCAGCCTCTCTATCATCCAGTGATTTTTTTATTTTCCAATTATCTTCTTCCAAAGGCTCAGACAGAGCTATGTTGAATTGGAAGTTAGGGAATTCATCTTCAATTTTTCTGAAGTGATTTGTATAGAATAATTCTTTTTTAGAACGTCCACCATACCAGTAAGAAACTTTTCTATCAGTTTTTTCTGTATGGAAAAGGTGGAAAATCTGTGCTCTTAGCGGAGCCATACCAGCACCACCACCAATGTAGATCATTTCTCTATCAGTGTAGTTAATAGCAAACTCACCGTAAGGGCCAGAGATTGTAACTTTATCACCCGGTTTTCTAGAGAATACATAAGAAGAACAAATACCAGGGTTTACATCCATCCATTTGCCTGCATCTCTATCCCATGGTGGAGTAGCAATACGGATATTCAACATAACAATGTTTCCTTCAGCAGGGTGGTTAGCCATTGAATATGCTCTAAAGATTGGCTCATCATTCTTCATGGTTAAATCCCATAAGTTGAAGTTATCCCAATCTTCTTTGTATTTATCATCCGGGTGCCCAAGCTCAGGTTTAGGAGTAATGTCCATTGTTTTGAAATCTACCTCAATAGCAGGTACATCGATCTGAACGTAACCACCTGCTTCGAAATCTAATGTTTCGCCTTCAGGTAACTTCATCACAAATTCCTTAATGAAGGTAGAAACGTTGTAGTTAGATACCACTTCGCATTCCCATTTCTTAATTCCGAAAATTTCTTCAGGAATTCTGATGTTCATGTCTTGCTTTACTTTTACCTGGCAAGAAAGACGCACATTTTCTTTTTGCTCTGCTCTGCTTAAATGTCCAACTTCAGTAGGTAGTACATCTCCACCGCCATCTTCAACCACGCACTTGCACATAGCACAAGTACCGCCACCGCCACAAGCTGATGGTAAGAATATCTTCTGTGCTGAAAGTGTAGAAAGCAAGGTCGAGCCTGCAGAAGTTGTTATAGGATTATCAGTATCGCCATTTATAACAATGTTTACCGGACCCGTTTGCACAAGTTTAGATTGCGCAAACAGCAGGATTAAAACAAGTAAAAGAATGATTGCTGTAAATGCGACAATTGAGGTTATAATTACCGTAGTCATATGAATTTGATGATTTCTTTCTAATTAAATCTTCGCTAAATAGGACTACAAATATATTGAGGAAATGTTTAAAACTATAATTGTAAAGATTTAAAATTCAAAGAATAAACACATCCCCAAATCCCTTTCAACCACCTACACTGCATAGCTGTAAGAAGTACTCAATAGCGCCTTTTTAATCGCATTTTCACTAAATACACCTACGGATAAGTCATCAAAACTTTTTAATGATTTCAATTTACTTGGCGATATTTTTCCGATAACATAGCTATCTCCTTTGGTAAGATTGTGTTCAATAACCTGATCAAATAGCTTTACTATGAAATTACTATGCTCGTACTTAATAAATACAGTGAATACGTCATCACTCAAACTAGCCAATGATTCCTTATACTCATATCGAAATCCTTTACTCAAATTTTTCAAATCATTGTAGACGGCCAATCCGGTTGGAAGTTTACCAGCACCTTTGCCTACCAATAATTGATTACCTGAATATTCAGTTTTTATGGTTACTGAATTGAATTCATTTTCAATGCTAAACTCCTCGTCTGCTTCACTCACTAAATGTGGAACAACCATAGCAGACAACTGACCATTTTTAATGGCACTGCGGGCAATCAGCTTCACTTTTAATCCATTGGCTTTGGCATAATCTAGCAGCGTTGTGGAAAGTTGATCGATACCAAATCTAATCACATGGTTAGGGTTAAAAGAAATACCAAAGGCATGCTTTATTAAAATGGCCAACTTGTAAGAGGGATCAAAACCGCCAACATCTAACGTTGGGTCAGTTTCCGCAAAACCCAGTTCCTGTGCGGATTTTAAGGCCGATTCATAACTCAGGTTCTCATTGAGCACCTTCGATAAAATATAGTTAGTGGAGCCATTGAAAATACCTCTAATTTCTTTGATATGATCATTTTGGTAATAATTTTCAAGAGTTTGTAGAATAGGAACGCTACCACAAACTGCGCCTTCATACAAAAATGGTACATTATATTTTTCCTGGAACTCATTGAGTTCTTCAAGATGAGCTGCTATCATCTTTTTATTAGCAGAAATAACTGGAATTTCTCTAACTAATGCTCTTTTTACAAGCTCAAAAGCTTTCTCAGCATCGTCAATCAGTTCAACGATTAAGTTGATGTCACCATCGTTGAAAATGTCTTCAGCATCTACTGAAAATAATTCTTTTGGAGCTGATCTCGGCTTATTTTCATTCTTGACCACTATTTTCTTTATATGAAAGTTAGGGTCATTTTTATCTGTTAAGATTTCATGGAAACCTTGCCCCACACATCCAAAACCAAACAGACCTATATTTATCTTTGTCATTTTAAAAGCTTTAATAAGTGATTTTTAATTTTTTCAGATTCAATAAGGAATCCATCGTGTCCGTATAAAGAATCAATCAATTCGAAACGGGCATTTTTTATATTCTTTGCAATAAATCGCTGCTCAGCAAAAGGGAAAAGGATGTCACTTTTAATACCAGCAACAATGGTATTGGCCTTCACTTTTGTTAATGCATTTCGAACCGATTTTCTTCCACGGCCAACATTGTGGCTGTCCATCGCTTTGCTTAGAGTCCAATACGCTTGTGGGCTAAACCGTCTCACTAGTTTTTCTCCCTGATATGCCTGATAGCTATCTGCTTTAAAGCCATCAATTTTATCTTCAAAATCGCTCTGTGTTTTTCTGTATGTGTTTTGGTTGCGATAAGACAGCATGGCGATAGCTCGTGCTGCTTTTAACCCTTTTTCACCAGCACCTTCATATTTATAAGCCAGGGTTGGGTCCGCTTCCAGTGCCAAGCGTTGAGCTGAATTAAAAGCAATACCCCAGGCAGAGTGATGCGCATTGGTGGCAATCAAATAAATATTTTCAAATAAGCTGGGCGAGTCTATGGCCCATTCTAATAGTTGATGGCCACCCATGGAACCACCTATTCCTAGCTTAATTTTAATGATGCCCAAATGTTGACGCAATAACTCATGTGCCCTGACTATATCCTTAATGGTGATTAGGGGAAAATCTAATCCATACTTTTCGCCACTCACCGGTTCAATACTATCGGGCCCGGTGGTACCATAGCAGGAACCTAAAATATTGGCACAAACTATAAAGTGTTCGTCAGTATTGATGACTTTGTTTTTTCCTACAATATCCGGCCACCATTCTGTTGGATCGGCATTGGCTGTTAAGGCATGGAAAACCCAAACTACATTGTTCTTAGCGGCATTTAATTTTCCATGGGTCGTGTAAGCGATCTTAAGCTCGGGCAGAGAACTTCCGCTCTCTAACCCAAACTCTTGATCGAAATTGAACAACTCAACCTTAGACTTTTGCGTGCTCTGTGCTTCTGATTTTACTGAAGGCATTGGCTAAATCATTTTTAATGTCATCGATATGTTCTATTCCAACAGATATTCTTAGAAGGTTTGGTAAAACCCCGGAAGACAGTTGCTCCTCTTCACTTAGCTGCTGATGGGTAGTGGCTGATGGTTGAATGATCAGTGTTTTTGCATCTCCCACATTAGCTAAATGACTTACCAATTCAAGGCTATCAATAAACTTTGTTGCTTCTTCTTTGCCTCCTTTAATGACAAAAGACAATACACCACCAAAACCATTTTTCAGGTACTTTTTAGCAAGTGCATGGTAGCTACTGGTCTCTAATCCGGGGTAGTTCACTGATTCTACCAACGGATGTGCATCTAACCACTTGGCCAATTCAAGTGCATTATCTACAGTACGTTGCACTCTCAGAGAAAGAGTTTCCAACCCCTGTAAAAGCAAGAAAGAGTTAAATGGACTTAATGCAGGACCGAAATCTCGCAAACCTTCTACTCTTGCTCGAATGGCGAAAGCGATGTTTGGTAAACCTAACGGATTATCGAAGCCAAATGTATCCCAGAATTTTAGGCCATGATACCCTTCTGATGGCTCAGTAAAATCAGGGAATTTACCATTGCCCCAATTGAAATTACCAGAGTCGATAATTACGCCACCGATAGATGTACCATGTCCGCCAATCCATTTAGTAGCAGAGGCAGTAACCACTGCGGCACCATGTTCAATAGGTCTGAATAAATAACCGCCAGCACCAAAGGTGTTGTCCACAACCAAAGGAATGTCGTGTTTGTTGGCCAGCTCTGCAATGGCATCAAAATCAGGTACGTTAAAACCGGGATTACCTATGGTTTCCAAATAAATGGCTTTCGTATTCTCATCGATGAGTTGGGAGAAATGTTCTGCTTTATCACTCTCGGCAAATCGCACTTCAATGCCTAACCGCTTGAATGCAACTTTAAATTGATTATAAGTTCCACCGTACAAAAAGGAGGTGGAAACAAAATTATCTCCAGCTCTAAGAATGTTATTAAGCGCTATAAACTGGGCCGCTTGCCCGGAACCCACTGCTAAAGCAGCCACTCCGCCTTCCAATGCTGCGATGCGCTTTTCAAACACATCGGTGGTTGGATTCATAATTCGGGTGTAGATGTTGCCAAACTCCTTAAGCGCAAAAAGATTCGCGCCATGCTCAGCATTTTTAAAGGTATAAGATGAAGTTTGGTACAAAGGCACCGCTCTTGAACGTGTGCTCTCTTCTACATTTTCGTATCCAGCGTGTAGCTGTAGTGTTTCAAAATTTAATTGTGTTGACATGTTTTCTAATTGTTAGGGGTTAATAAAAATTTAATAGGCGTTTTGTTGCTCAGATTGTCATTTACGGGGCATCTGTACTCAATTTCTTTGAGCCATTTTACCCGTTGACCTTCGTTGAGTTTGGTTGAAGTTTTAAGGTTTACCTGAATGTTTTTGTAACCTGCCCTTTCGGTAAAAGAGGTGCCGAAAAGCCTTGCGGGGTCTAAGTCGCCATCGATATCTATTTCTAAATCTTTTAGATTGATGTTTTGCTCTTTGGCGACAATGTGGGCTACCACATTGATGCAGCCTGCATAACCCGCAAGAATATATTCTACCGGATTGGGCGCCAGGTCAGTTCCACCAAGGGCTTCGGGTTCGTCTACAGTAAGGTTAAAACCTCTTACGTTGATGTTCGTTTTTGCTGGTGATTCACTCCTTGAGCGCACCGAAAAGTTCAATGTCTTTGACATTTTTTCTCGTAATTAATAATGTTGTAAATGTGATTTTGGGAGGGTGAGGATTTGGATTGGATGTGCTATCTCCTTTTGATGAAATTGTCATTCTGAATTGATTTCAAAATCTGATTCCATCATTTGTCGAGACCCTGAATCCCCGCCTGAATGGTACGGGCAGGAAGTTCAGGGTGACAGTAAAAAAGAAAGAAAACTAATCGAAATTCACCCAAAGGCGAAGGTTGCTGTGACTAACAACAGCGCGCCATGCTGTTACAGCAACAGCAACACGACATTGAATAAGGAGATTGCATCAAAGAGTTGAGACTTCTTTGAAATGTGGCAAGTAATCCTGTTTGGTGTTGAATTGATCTTTTCATTGTTATCAATTTATATTCTCCCTTGTCGGCCACTCGGCAAACATTCTTGGGATCAGGATTTAGCACCTTTCTACTTTTGGTTTCGATGGTTGCTAGCGCTTCTTTGAGCCTGTCTCTCCACGCTTCTTTATAAATCGATTTACTCAGATGAGCTTATCGAATTGATGGTGTAAACGTAGTTACGGAATTTTAGGTTTCCAAATTTTTTTTAATTGAAAGTTTTAAGTTCAAAGTTCTAATAATTGTAAAATTCTGATTTTGAGATAGTTGTACTGGAAATAATTTAATTGTTATGGGTGAGCGCTTGTTGAGAGCCGTTTATTCCTCAGTTTTTGGATCAAATGTTACAGGAATTACCAAACGAGTTCTTACCGGTTTTCCTCTTTGTTCAGCAGGGCTGAAGGGGAAGTTCAGATTCTTTAAAGCGTTTAAGGTAGCCTGATCCGCAAGTTCATTGTAGCCCCTTACGATTTTGAATTCGTCCATTTGACCTAGAGTGTCAACTGTGAATTGGATAAAGACTCTACCTTTCTCTTTAAGTTCGGCTGGATATTTTACCGCTTTAGAAATTGCTTCGAAGAATTTGGGATATCCGCCAATTGGTTCGGCTTGAGTTTCCACAATGATTCCGAGAAATGGGATGTCATTATCTTCGAATTCGGTTTGTATTAGTGAGTCAATTGCATATTCGAGCTCCAAACTATCTAGTTCTTTGGTTTGAGCGTTAATGTTAATCGAAGTGGCAGTTGCAATAAATGTAGCAGCAGCGTATTTCAAAAACCTGTGACTCAACTGAGACCGCTTAAAAACTCCACATATTGGGTTTAATGACTTTGAAATTATCCGTTGGATTTCTTCATCAGATTTATTCCTAAAGTCAATAAGTTCTTTCGAGCATTTGTTGCAGTTGAATCCGTCCATGGTTGGTTCCATAGAGTTGAGATTCTCTGGACAACTGAATTCCAGGTTGATATTTTTTTTCACGCTCATCCAGTAACGGCTTTCAACAGTGAATATAGAACATTGAACTAATAAACTATTCCTTCACCAACTCTAACCCTTTATTAATTCCCACTTCCGTAGCAGGAATACCTTCAGCCATCCATTGCGGCATGGGTTTGTCCATTAAATAATGATCGAAAAACTGGTTCATACGAATGTTAAAATCACGTTTGTTTTCCCATTTGGTTGGCCAGTGCGGTTCGCCTTTATAATTCAACATCCAAACCGGTTTGTTCAATCTTCTTAGCGCTACATAATATTCAATGCCCTGATACCATGGCACATGACCGTCTGCATCGTTGTGTAACAATAGCAATGGGGTATTTACCTTATCAGCATAGAAAATGGGTGAATTCTCAATGTATAGGTCTGGCTTTTCCCAAAGTGTGGCACCTATTCGGCTCTGGCCATGTTCGTATTGGAACATTCGGCTTAAGCCTGTCCACCACCTGATGCCACCATACGCACTGATCATATTCGACACCACCGCACCTGCTTCTGCACAGGCAAACATATCCGTTTGAGTTATGATATAAGATATCTGATATCCACCCCAACTATGACCTTGCAAGCCAATTTTGTCTTCATCTACATAACCCTGATCTATCATGTACTTGGTGCCTGATACTACGCAATTAAGAGCGCTTTTTCCCGGGTTACCAACCTCGTAACGCACATCAGGATTAAAGACTACATAGCCTCTGTTAGCATAGAAGGCAGCGTTTACCGTAGATCGGTGAGGAAATACACCCCAATGATCATGCAAATCATCAGAGCTTAATCGATAGAAGTTAACAATCATCGGGTATTTCTTATTTGGATCGAAATTAGCCGGCTTATAAACTAAGCCTTGTAATGGTAAACTATCCGGAGTTGTCCAGCTAACGAGTTCCACCGTACCCCATGCGTAGTCCTTCTGCTGAGGATTGGCATCACTAATTTGGATGGGTTTTTTAAATGATAAATTAGTAGCTCTAACATCATAAAATGTTTGATGATTGCCCATTTGGTAAGTAAGCGTTTCAGCATTCTTTGCCTTTTTTAGGTTGGTGAATTTGGCTGCTTTTTGAATGGCTTGCTTTGGTGCTTCAAAGTTTTTCATAATGGCATAACCTTCATCTTTTGTGCTTTCGTTGAATGTATGAAGTACCATAGTTGATGGGTCGATGGCAGCCTCGTCTTTATCTAAATCTTCAAATCGATATTCAATTTGGTTTGATCGTCCGTTCGTAATATTAACTGGATGAGCATTACTTTGAGGGTCTAGTTTCCAAATATCAAATCTGTCGTACACCAGGAAATGTTGATCACCTTTTGTCCAGCCAGCAGCTCCATATTGATCAGGATAATTTGGGTAGTCATTCTCTTCATCAGCCAAAGTCACTGGGATGTCTTTTGTAAGCACAAATGACTTACCCGATTCATTGTGGTAACTGTTCCATGTAGTATCGGCAGCATTAAACCAATACAAGTAATTACCTTCTGCAGATAACCCAGGTTCACCCAGAAGATCTTTTTTAGCTAATGTAGCTTTTCCAGTGGCCACATCGATCGAATAGATATCATAGCGCAACGGAAAACCATCCCATGAAATGTTTTTCAAATAAGGCAAATATGATGAGCCCAACGCATATTCCGACTCGCCATGGTTAGCGATACTTACGTCAGGAATTTCTTTGCTTCCTAATTGGATAATTTTCTCACCTAGTGTATCAAAATAGGCCAGGTATGATTTCTTTTTATCATCATCCAACTCCATATTTTGCTGTGTATGTAACCTTGAGTTTTTGTAGTTCCAAACTTCTACCTGTATGATTTCTTCGGGCAGTAAAGTAGTGTCCTGAACAGCAGGTGCCGGGGCTGTGCCGAAAAACAGTCGGCTACCACTTTCAGAAAAATTTAATTTGCCATGTTCACTCACGAGCCAGTCTGAAGGGATGCCTTCCGTGCCTTTTTTGGCAATAACCATAGCGGAATCTTTACCCATATTCCAATGGCGCAATTCAAAATCCCTAATCAAGGCTTTGGTTGTATCCAAATCAGATAAAAAAGCTACTTGCAAACCATCTTCTGCAATCGCTAATTGCTTGTATTTTCCTTTAGTTCTGCATAATGGTCGGCTCGTTTTATTGGCAAAATCGTAGTAATACACACCTTCCAATATGGTTGAGTCTTTGCCCGATGTATGGTAGATAAAGTTATTGCTGCGCTTGGCTAATTGGTGGTCTGTAATATATTCAAGTGTATCCCGAGTGCCTGAGTTAAGGCTTCTTATAACCAG
This genomic window contains:
- a CDS encoding alpha/beta hydrolase family protein is translated as MRFLVAGLLIWSFNAVAQNKTLTHDDFDRWNQINSSQISPDGELIVYELQPGKGDGSLHITSPNGKNLLDVPRGEGAKISWDSKYVVFKIKPQHADVIELRRKKTDEDKMPKDSLGIYDVAKKELTKIARVRGFDLPKESTGMLAYYLEQELPAKDDKSDTTKKKEEPKPSKAVSKDNGFHLVIRSLNSGTRDTLEYITDHQLAKRSNNFIYHTSGKDSTILEGVYYYDFANKTSRPLCRTKGKYKQLAIAEDGLQVAFLSDLDTTKALIRDFELRHWNMGKDSAMVIAKKGTEGIPSDWLVSEHGKLNFSESGSRLFFGTAPAPAVQDTTLLPEEIIQVEVWNYKNSRLHTQQNMELDDDKKKSYLAYFDTLGEKIIQLGSKEIPDVSIANHGESEYALGSSYLPYLKNISWDGFPLRYDIYSIDVATGKATLAKKDLLGEPGLSAEGNYLYWFNAADTTWNSYHNESGKSFVLTKDIPVTLADEENDYPNYPDQYGAAGWTKGDQHFLVYDRFDIWKLDPQSNAHPVNITNGRSNQIEYRFEDLDKDEAAIDPSTMVLHTFNESTKDEGYAIMKNFEAPKQAIQKAAKFTNLKKAKNAETLTYQMGNHQTFYDVRATNLSFKKPIQISDANPQQKDYAWGTVELVSWTTPDSLPLQGLVYKPANFDPNKKYPMIVNFYRLSSDDLHDHWGVFPHRSTVNAAFYANRGYVVFNPDVRYEVGNPGKSALNCVVSGTKYMIDQGYVDEDKIGLQGHSWGGYQISYIITQTDMFACAEAGAVVSNMISAYGGIRWWTGLSRMFQYEHGQSRIGATLWEKPDLYIENSPIFYADKVNTPLLLLHNDADGHVPWYQGIEYYVALRRLNKPVWMLNYKGEPHWPTKWENKRDFNIRMNQFFDHYLMDKPMPQWMAEGIPATEVGINKGLELVKE
- the nqrF gene encoding NADH:ubiquinone reductase (Na(+)-transporting) subunit F, producing MTTVIITSIVAFTAIILLLVLILLFAQSKLVQTGPVNIVINGDTDNPITTSAGSTLLSTLSAQKIFLPSACGGGGTCAMCKCVVEDGGGDVLPTEVGHLSRAEQKENVRLSCQVKVKQDMNIRIPEEIFGIKKWECEVVSNYNVSTFIKEFVMKLPEGETLDFEAGGYVQIDVPAIEVDFKTMDITPKPELGHPDDKYKEDWDNFNLWDLTMKNDEPIFRAYSMANHPAEGNIVMLNIRIATPPWDRDAGKWMDVNPGICSSYVFSRKPGDKVTISGPYGEFAINYTDREMIYIGGGAGMAPLRAQIFHLFHTEKTDRKVSYWYGGRSKKELFYTNHFRKIEDEFPNFQFNIALSEPLEEDNWKIKKSLDDREADGYTGFIHQALYDNYLKDHPEPEEVEYYLCGPPLMNAAVLKMLDEMGIPPENIRFDDFGG
- a CDS encoding homoserine dehydrogenase; translated protein: MTKINIGLFGFGCVGQGFHEILTDKNDPNFHIKKIVVKNENKPRSAPKELFSVDAEDIFNDGDINLIVELIDDAEKAFELVKRALVREIPVISANKKMIAAHLEELNEFQEKYNVPFLYEGAVCGSVPILQTLENYYQNDHIKEIRGIFNGSTNYILSKVLNENLSYESALKSAQELGFAETDPTLDVGGFDPSYKLAILIKHAFGISFNPNHVIRFGIDQLSTTLLDYAKANGLKVKLIARSAIKNGQLSAMVVPHLVSEADEEFSIENEFNSVTIKTEYSGNQLLVGKGAGKLPTGLAVYNDLKNLSKGFRYEYKESLASLSDDVFTVFIKYEHSNFIVKLFDQVIEHNLTKGDSYVIGKISPSKLKSLKSFDDLSVGVFSENAIKKALLSTSYSYAV
- a CDS encoding homoserine O-acetyltransferase family protein, coding for MPSVKSEAQSTQKSKVELFNFDQEFGLESGSSLPELKIAYTTHGKLNAAKNNVVWVFHALTANADPTEWWPDIVGKNKVINTDEHFIVCANILGSCYGTTGPDSIEPVSGEKYGLDFPLITIKDIVRAHELLRQHLGIIKIKLGIGGSMGGHQLLEWAIDSPSLFENIYLIATNAHHSAWGIAFNSAQRLALEADPTLAYKYEGAGEKGLKAARAIAMLSYRNQNTYRKTQSDFEDKIDGFKADSYQAYQGEKLVRRFSPQAYWTLSKAMDSHNVGRGRKSVRNALTKVKANTIVAGIKSDILFPFAEQRFIAKNIKNARFELIDSLYGHDGFLIESEKIKNHLLKLLK
- a CDS encoding OsmC family protein — encoded protein: MSKTLNFSVRSRSESPAKTNINVRGFNLTVDEPEALGGTDLAPNPVEYILAGYAGCINVVAHIVAKEQNINLKDLEIDIDGDLDPARLFGTSFTERAGYKNIQVNLKTSTKLNEGQRVKWLKEIEYRCPVNDNLSNKTPIKFLLTPNN
- a CDS encoding O-acetylhomoserine aminocarboxypropyltransferase/cysteine synthase family protein, translating into MSTQLNFETLQLHAGYENVEESTRSRAVPLYQTSSYTFKNAEHGANLFALKEFGNIYTRIMNPTTDVFEKRIAALEGGVAALAVGSGQAAQFIALNNILRAGDNFVSTSFLYGGTYNQFKVAFKRLGIEVRFAESDKAEHFSQLIDENTKAIYLETIGNPGFNVPDFDAIAELANKHDIPLVVDNTFGAGGYLFRPIEHGAAVVTASATKWIGGHGTSIGGVIIDSGNFNWGNGKFPDFTEPSEGYHGLKFWDTFGFDNPLGLPNIAFAIRARVEGLRDFGPALSPFNSFLLLQGLETLSLRVQRTVDNALELAKWLDAHPLVESVNYPGLETSSYHALAKKYLKNGFGGVLSFVIKGGKEEATKFIDSLELVSHLANVGDAKTLIIQPSATTHQQLSEEEQLSSGVLPNLLRISVGIEHIDDIKNDLANAFSKIRSTEHAKV
- a CDS encoding energy transducer TonB; translation: MSVKKNINLEFSCPENLNSMEPTMDGFNCNKCSKELIDFRNKSDEEIQRIISKSLNPICGVFKRSQLSHRFLKYAAATFIATATSININAQTKELDSLELEYAIDSLIQTEFEDNDIPFLGIIVETQAEPIGGYPKFFEAISKAVKYPAELKEKGRVFIQFTVDTLGQMDEFKIVRGYNELADQATLNALKNLNFPFSPAEQRGKPVRTRLVIPVTFDPKTEE